The following proteins come from a genomic window of Tepidiforma thermophila:
- a CDS encoding dihydrolipoamide acetyltransferase family protein, with amino-acid sequence MTIEVTMPQMGADMVEGTLVRWLKQVGDTVRRGDVIAEIETDKATVELEAFESGTILKLVANEGDIVPVGDVIAILGDPAEVPPEVERKPVPPPAKREIEPELKAAAATAKAAEPAAATAQAEEPEDGRIRISPVARKIAREAGIDIRTLKGSGPDGRILRRDVEAAIAALAARPAAAATAPAMAPAAAPAPAPARPAPAPAPAAAGGETIELGKMRKAIAHRMTLSKQTQPHYYLTLDIDMTDALAFRSQLNAGLSEGQKVTINDLIVKACALALERHPKFNAAYSDDGLRMHERINICIGIALDEGLIAPAVLDCQAKSLGRIAQETKDLIERARAGKLTAAEYGEGTFTITNLGAYGVETLIGIINPSQAAILGVGAVMPKPVVRDGEIVIRQVMKVALSADHRVTDGVEGARFIKEIQGILEQPATLAL; translated from the coding sequence GTGACGATTGAAGTGACGATGCCCCAGATGGGGGCGGACATGGTGGAGGGCACGCTCGTCCGCTGGCTGAAGCAGGTTGGCGACACGGTGCGGCGCGGGGATGTCATCGCCGAGATCGAGACGGACAAGGCGACCGTTGAGCTTGAGGCGTTCGAATCGGGGACGATCCTGAAGCTTGTTGCCAACGAGGGCGATATTGTGCCGGTAGGGGACGTTATCGCGATCCTCGGCGACCCGGCGGAGGTGCCGCCCGAGGTGGAGCGAAAGCCGGTGCCGCCGCCGGCGAAGCGGGAGATCGAGCCCGAGCTCAAGGCGGCAGCAGCAACGGCAAAGGCCGCGGAACCGGCGGCGGCGACCGCGCAGGCCGAGGAGCCGGAGGACGGGAGAATCCGGATCAGCCCGGTGGCCCGGAAGATCGCCCGTGAGGCGGGCATCGATATCCGCACCCTGAAGGGCTCGGGCCCGGACGGGCGGATTCTGCGGCGGGATGTGGAGGCGGCGATCGCGGCGCTGGCCGCGAGGCCGGCCGCCGCGGCCACGGCACCGGCAATGGCCCCGGCAGCGGCACCTGCTCCTGCCCCGGCCCGGCCCGCTCCTGCGCCGGCGCCTGCTGCTGCCGGCGGCGAAACGATCGAGCTGGGGAAGATGCGGAAGGCGATCGCGCACCGGATGACGCTTTCGAAGCAGACGCAGCCGCACTACTACCTGACGCTCGACATCGATATGACGGACGCGCTGGCGTTCCGGTCACAGCTGAATGCCGGGCTGTCCGAGGGGCAGAAGGTGACAATCAACGACCTGATCGTGAAGGCGTGCGCGCTAGCGCTGGAGCGGCACCCGAAGTTCAACGCGGCGTACTCCGATGATGGTCTCCGGATGCACGAGCGGATCAATATCTGCATCGGCATTGCGCTCGACGAGGGGCTGATTGCGCCGGCGGTGCTGGATTGCCAGGCGAAATCGCTGGGCCGGATTGCGCAGGAGACGAAGGACCTGATCGAACGGGCGCGCGCCGGGAAGCTGACGGCGGCCGAGTACGGCGAAGGGACGTTCACGATTACGAACCTGGGCGCGTACGGGGTTGAGACCCTTATCGGCATTATCAACCCGAGCCAGGCGGCCATTCTCGGTGTCGGTGCGGTCATGCCGAAGCCGGTGGTGCGCGACGGGGAGATTGTTATCCGGCAGGTGATGAAGGTGGCGCTCAGCGCCGATCACCGGGTGACCGACGGCGTCGAAGGGGCGCGGTTCATCAAGGAGATCCAGGGCATCCTGGAACAGCCGGCAACCCTGGCGCTCTAA
- a CDS encoding acyl-CoA thioesterase, which yields MTRSRALDLLLQNLQLERLDRDLFLGQPGPGTGRLFGGHVAAQSVMAAGLTLEPGAGFIHSLHAYFLKGGSHDVPIRFVVDRIRDGRTFSTRHVVAYQGGEAIFDLSASFARPEDGVAHQDVMPAAPPPDGLPDWEEVRGEILEDAERRRRSQPVEIRVVDPDLPGERLPARRRIWMRPNGELPDDPLIHAAVLTYASDRTLLSTAARPHGLTWGRRMSASLDHAVWFHGPVNFNGWVLYASESPVARHARGLIFGSIWTPNGLRIASVAQEGLIRIPRDRTEDAPR from the coding sequence GTGACTCGAAGCCGCGCCCTCGACCTGCTCCTCCAGAACCTGCAGCTCGAACGGCTCGACCGCGACCTCTTCCTGGGGCAACCCGGGCCTGGCACCGGCCGCCTCTTCGGCGGCCACGTCGCCGCGCAGTCCGTCATGGCCGCCGGCCTCACCCTCGAGCCCGGCGCGGGGTTCATCCACTCCCTCCACGCCTACTTCCTCAAGGGCGGCAGCCACGATGTCCCCATCCGCTTCGTCGTCGACCGCATCCGCGACGGGCGCACCTTCTCGACCCGTCACGTCGTCGCCTACCAGGGCGGCGAAGCCATCTTCGACCTGAGCGCCTCCTTCGCCAGGCCCGAAGACGGCGTCGCCCACCAGGACGTGATGCCCGCCGCTCCGCCGCCCGATGGCCTCCCCGACTGGGAGGAGGTCCGTGGCGAAATCCTTGAAGACGCCGAACGCCGCCGCCGCTCCCAGCCTGTTGAAATCCGCGTCGTCGACCCCGACCTCCCGGGCGAGCGCCTGCCCGCCCGGCGCCGCATCTGGATGCGCCCCAATGGCGAACTGCCCGATGACCCGCTCATCCACGCCGCCGTGCTCACCTACGCCAGCGACCGCACCCTCCTCTCCACGGCTGCGAGGCCCCACGGCCTGACCTGGGGCCGCCGCATGTCCGCCAGCCTCGACCACGCGGTCTGGTTCCACGGGCCCGTCAACTTCAACGGCTGGGTCCTCTACGCGAGCGAAAGCCCTGTCGCCCGCCACGCCCGCGGGCTCATCTTCGGCTCCATCTGGACCCCGAACGGGCTGCGCATCGCCTCCGTCGCCCAGGAGGGGCTCATCCGCATCCCGCGCGACCGGACCGAAGACGCCCCGCGTTAG
- a CDS encoding RNHCP domain-containing protein: protein MPDAETFRCIKCRSTVDTLAFGTTQRNHCNRCLWSRHVDNFPGDRKAACGGPMEPLAVFVAPDGEWMLIHRCKSCGVLHENRIAGDDNLMILMAIAARPLANPPVPLEYLP from the coding sequence ATGCCCGACGCCGAGACATTCCGCTGCATCAAATGCCGGAGCACTGTCGACACCCTCGCCTTCGGCACAACCCAGCGCAATCACTGCAACCGGTGCCTCTGGAGCCGCCACGTCGATAACTTCCCCGGCGACAGGAAGGCTGCCTGCGGCGGCCCCATGGAGCCCCTCGCCGTCTTCGTCGCACCTGACGGCGAATGGATGCTTATCCACCGCTGCAAGTCCTGCGGCGTCCTGCATGAAAACCGCATCGCCGGCGACGACAACCTCATGATCCTCATGGCTATCGCCGCCCGTCCGCTCGCCAACCCCCCTGTCCCCCTGGAGTACCTGCCGTGA
- a CDS encoding GNAT family N-acetyltransferase, protein MTATTIRIRAIEPHGPLFEGAIAVYGDAFAEPPYSDLDRGREVRARIRDTHRYRKGFRFLIAESADGEVCGMAYGYHGEDGQWWHDAVVRWVGPRVAAEWLSDAYEVVEVAVAPAAQGRGVGSALVNALLDGLTERTAVLSTRTDSRAHELYARLGFEYLAEMTFTAGGWPFYIMGRRLR, encoded by the coding sequence GTGACAGCAACCACCATCCGCATCCGCGCTATCGAACCCCATGGCCCCCTCTTCGAGGGGGCCATCGCGGTCTACGGCGACGCGTTCGCCGAACCGCCCTACAGCGACCTCGACCGCGGACGTGAGGTCCGCGCCCGCATCCGAGATACCCATCGCTACCGCAAGGGCTTCCGCTTCCTCATCGCCGAATCCGCCGATGGCGAAGTCTGCGGGATGGCCTACGGCTACCACGGCGAAGACGGCCAGTGGTGGCACGATGCCGTCGTCCGCTGGGTCGGGCCCCGCGTCGCTGCCGAGTGGCTGAGCGATGCCTATGAAGTCGTCGAAGTCGCGGTCGCCCCCGCTGCGCAGGGCCGCGGCGTCGGCAGCGCGCTCGTCAACGCCCTCCTCGACGGCCTCACCGAGCGGACCGCCGTTCTCAGCACCCGCACTGACAGCCGTGCCCACGAGCTGTACGCACGCCTCGGCTTCGAGTACCTCGCCGAAATGACCTTCACCGCCGGCGGCTGGCCGTTCTACATCATGGGCCGCCGCCTCCGCTGA
- a CDS encoding magnesium chelatase: MTTLERPRTVGELRASGYRVLPVREEMRKNLIAKIRAGETLFPGIYGYDDTVIPHIVNAILAGQDIIFLGERGQAKSRIIRSLVNLLDEEIPILAGCEIPEDPFNPITQAGRDLIAEKGDDAPIEWLPREKRYGEKLATPDITIADLIGEVDPIKVAEGRYLSDELTIHYGLIPRTNRGIFCINELPDLAERIQVGLLNIMEERDVQIRGYRIRLPLDVFIVASANPEDYTNRGRIITPLKDRYGAQVRTHYPTRIEHEIDIMEAEHHPVPADFDVAVPQYMKEIIAEISRLARRSPDINQRSGVSVRASIANYESMLANALRRAIVTGEDRVVPRVSDLPYVVPALSGKVEFETVEDGREDQIIEKLIQGAVVAVFNRSFNLGELEQVVNRFKAGVAVEVGDMVPSREHAAVARQIEGLMPAVEKLGGAGSDAETAAAVEFILEGLHLNKRLNKDRVGGKTQYRG, from the coding sequence GTGACGACACTCGAACGTCCCCGCACCGTCGGCGAACTTCGCGCCTCCGGCTATCGCGTCCTTCCCGTCCGCGAGGAGATGCGGAAGAACCTCATCGCGAAGATCCGCGCCGGCGAAACCCTCTTCCCGGGCATCTACGGCTACGACGACACCGTCATCCCCCACATCGTCAACGCCATCCTCGCCGGCCAGGACATCATCTTCCTCGGCGAGCGCGGCCAGGCGAAATCCCGCATCATCCGCTCCCTCGTCAACCTCCTCGACGAGGAGATCCCCATCCTCGCCGGCTGCGAAATCCCCGAGGACCCCTTCAACCCCATCACCCAGGCCGGCCGCGATCTCATCGCCGAAAAGGGAGACGACGCCCCCATCGAGTGGCTCCCCCGCGAGAAACGCTACGGTGAGAAGCTCGCCACCCCCGACATCACCATCGCCGACCTCATCGGCGAGGTCGACCCCATTAAGGTCGCTGAAGGCCGCTACCTGAGCGATGAGCTCACCATCCACTACGGCCTTATCCCGCGCACCAACCGCGGCATCTTCTGCATCAACGAGCTCCCCGACCTCGCCGAACGCATCCAGGTCGGCCTCCTCAACATCATGGAGGAGCGCGACGTCCAGATCCGCGGCTACCGCATCCGCCTGCCGCTCGATGTCTTCATCGTCGCCTCCGCTAACCCCGAGGACTACACCAACCGCGGCCGCATCATTACGCCGCTCAAGGACCGCTACGGCGCCCAGGTCCGCACCCACTACCCGACCCGCATCGAACACGAAATCGACATCATGGAAGCGGAGCACCACCCGGTGCCGGCCGACTTCGACGTCGCCGTCCCGCAATACATGAAGGAGATCATTGCCGAGATCAGCCGGCTCGCCCGACGCAGCCCCGACATCAACCAGCGCTCGGGCGTCAGCGTCCGCGCCTCCATCGCCAACTACGAGTCGATGCTCGCCAATGCCCTCCGCCGCGCCATCGTCACCGGCGAAGACCGCGTCGTCCCGCGCGTCAGCGACCTCCCCTATGTTGTCCCGGCCCTCTCCGGCAAGGTCGAGTTCGAAACCGTCGAGGACGGCCGCGAAGACCAGATCATCGAAAAGCTCATCCAGGGCGCGGTCGTGGCCGTCTTCAACCGCTCGTTCAACCTCGGCGAACTGGAGCAGGTTGTGAACCGCTTCAAAGCCGGCGTGGCCGTCGAAGTCGGCGACATGGTTCCCTCCCGCGAGCACGCCGCCGTCGCCCGCCAGATCGAAGGTCTCATGCCGGCTGTGGAGAAGCTCGGCGGGGCCGGCAGCGACGCCGAAACCGCGGCCGCCGTCGAATTCATCCTCGAAGGGCTCCACCTCAACAAACGGCTCAACAAGGACCGCGTCGGCGGCAAGACCCAGTACCGCGGCTGA
- the mobA gene encoding molybdenum cofactor guanylyltransferase, with protein MSRGLEAVILAGGRSTRFGRDKASAPLRGRPLLQWVAEAVAPAVDRLVIVRAPGQLLPPLDLPVPVDLVDDEFPGLGPLAGLATGLAAVAAPLAFACSCDAPLIAPALLARLADIARAASADVVCPRVGGYPQPLVAVYRPATCAPAFRRAVESGAGGLRILAAYAGLRVVEPGEAELRAVDPGLRSFLNANTPDRLAEIDALLG; from the coding sequence GTGAGCCGCGGCCTCGAGGCCGTCATCCTCGCCGGGGGCCGCAGCACCCGCTTCGGCCGCGATAAAGCCTCCGCACCGCTCCGCGGCCGGCCCCTCCTCCAGTGGGTCGCAGAGGCCGTCGCGCCGGCGGTCGACCGCCTCGTCATCGTCCGCGCCCCCGGGCAACTGTTACCCCCGCTCGACCTGCCGGTCCCGGTCGACCTCGTCGACGATGAATTCCCCGGCCTCGGGCCCCTCGCGGGCCTCGCGACCGGCCTTGCCGCGGTCGCGGCCCCGCTCGCCTTCGCATGCTCCTGCGATGCCCCGCTCATCGCTCCCGCCCTCCTTGCGCGCCTCGCCGACATCGCCCGCGCAGCCTCTGCGGATGTCGTCTGTCCGCGGGTCGGCGGCTACCCCCAGCCGCTCGTCGCGGTCTACCGGCCCGCAACCTGTGCCCCGGCCTTCCGCCGTGCGGTCGAGTCCGGGGCAGGCGGCCTCCGCATCCTCGCTGCCTACGCAGGTCTCCGCGTCGTCGAACCCGGCGAAGCCGAGCTCCGCGCTGTGGATCCCGGCCTGCGCAGCTTCCTCAACGCCAACACGCCGGACCGGCTGGCCGAAATCGACGCCCTGCTCGGGTAA
- the yqeC gene encoding selenium cofactor biosynthesis protein YqeC, which produces MLLDAFGFAPGEMVAAVGGGGKTSLLFRLALEAQGRGIPVVVTTTVRFTQPAGLPMPPVVTAEPGELAARAASALSEYGAATLISGRGERGRMLGFAPGAVDLLAGQDRLVLVEADGSAHRPFKAPAAHEPVIPAAATAVVVCVGAAVLGQPLDARWVHRPELAGPLAGLRPGAPVDAEAAARVLLHPAGGRKGVPAGARLCALVNTPGAPTAASIALAERLQAGGYVRVVVATAHAGIVHEVRQGGVVSAPAADYR; this is translated from the coding sequence ATGCTGCTGGATGCATTTGGATTCGCCCCGGGAGAGATGGTGGCGGCGGTCGGCGGCGGGGGCAAGACGTCGCTGCTGTTCCGGCTGGCGCTGGAGGCGCAGGGGCGGGGGATACCGGTGGTGGTGACGACGACCGTAAGGTTCACCCAGCCAGCGGGCCTGCCGATGCCGCCGGTGGTGACGGCCGAGCCCGGCGAGCTGGCTGCGCGGGCAGCGTCGGCCCTATCCGAATACGGCGCGGCTACGCTCATCTCCGGCCGGGGCGAACGAGGGCGGATGCTCGGGTTCGCGCCCGGTGCAGTCGACCTGCTGGCGGGGCAGGACCGGCTGGTGCTGGTGGAAGCGGACGGGTCGGCGCACCGCCCATTCAAGGCGCCCGCGGCGCACGAGCCGGTCATCCCGGCGGCCGCCACCGCCGTGGTGGTCTGTGTTGGGGCCGCAGTGCTCGGGCAGCCGCTCGATGCGCGGTGGGTCCACCGTCCGGAGCTGGCGGGGCCGCTCGCGGGCCTGCGCCCGGGGGCGCCGGTTGACGCAGAAGCGGCGGCACGGGTGCTGCTTCACCCGGCGGGCGGGCGAAAGGGCGTCCCGGCCGGGGCGCGGCTCTGCGCGCTGGTGAACACGCCGGGGGCGCCGACGGCGGCGTCGATTGCGCTGGCGGAGCGGCTGCAGGCCGGCGGGTATGTGCGTGTGGTGGTCGCCACGGCGCACGCAGGAATCGTGCACGAGGTGAGGCAAGGTGGCGTGGTTTCGGCGCCGGCCGCGGATTACCGATGA
- a CDS encoding ACT domain-containing protein, whose amino-acid sequence MAVVRAIRLTMPDRPGALSAVATALAAHRVDIVRLDVVSHEGSVVVDDLLLRAASAEDIGAAIGGFWPEVAVRTFDAPLGDPAVEMGMAIANVTGAPTQVEARSQLVTGISRVMRADRAAVLRCIETGGFVPVVGLPATAVVGPHEPFAGRWVLARGAAAAFPAADGWVPAAFASETGAAWVAIAPLGTVELAVAIRTMATPFYRGELERLDVLAKAVTPVFDRGRGFRGSAEPGPGGTLPARAITLGAA is encoded by the coding sequence ATGGCAGTCGTCAGGGCAATTCGTCTTACCATGCCGGACCGGCCGGGCGCGCTGTCAGCGGTCGCAACAGCGCTGGCGGCCCACCGGGTAGATATCGTCCGGCTCGATGTGGTCTCCCACGAGGGCTCCGTGGTGGTCGACGACCTGCTCCTCCGGGCAGCGAGCGCCGAAGACATTGGGGCGGCAATTGGCGGGTTTTGGCCAGAGGTGGCCGTCCGAACGTTCGATGCGCCGCTCGGCGACCCCGCCGTGGAGATGGGCATGGCCATCGCCAACGTGACCGGGGCGCCGACGCAGGTGGAGGCCCGGTCGCAGCTGGTGACAGGCATCTCGAGGGTGATGCGGGCAGACCGGGCTGCCGTGCTGCGGTGCATCGAGACGGGCGGGTTTGTCCCGGTTGTGGGCCTGCCGGCAACGGCGGTGGTTGGCCCGCATGAGCCGTTCGCCGGGCGGTGGGTGCTCGCACGTGGGGCAGCCGCGGCGTTCCCGGCCGCTGATGGCTGGGTGCCCGCAGCGTTTGCGTCGGAAACGGGCGCGGCCTGGGTGGCCATAGCACCTCTTGGCACGGTGGAGCTGGCTGTGGCGATCCGCACGATGGCGACGCCGTTCTACCGCGGGGAACTGGAGCGGCTCGACGTGCTGGCAAAAGCGGTGACGCCGGTGTTCGACCGGGGGAGAGGGTTTCGCGGGTCGGCTGAGCCCGGGCCGGGCGGTACGCTGCCCGCGCGGGCAATCACCCTCGGAGCGGCATGA
- a CDS encoding M20/M25/M40 family metallo-hydrolase has protein sequence MITRDRIVQTFLDLVGIDSPSGEEDAIAGELEHRLRALGLQAVQDAAGNVLARLEGAGAPVLLSAHMDTVEPGRGIKPRWDGPDIIRSDGTTILGADNKAGCAVILEVLQSLIEDGGPHRTVEVAVSRGEEVGLVGAANMDYSRITARVAIVIDSGGPPSSIQGQAPYHYVYDIEVHGRSAHAGLEPEKGIPAVTIAAEIVAGLPQGRLDDETTGNVGIIRGGLVRNAVPDYCLVQGEFRSMVEEKAETLARSARRHIETVQARHPGARIEASIRMAYPGYRLEPGDPAADLLYPVLRSLGFEPNPHPVGGGTDGNVFRGHGIAAVVIGRGGYNQHTKDEYLVVPEMLDCARVVEAAVRTLPA, from the coding sequence ATGATCACCCGCGACCGCATCGTGCAGACGTTTCTCGACCTCGTCGGCATCGACTCGCCATCCGGTGAAGAGGACGCCATCGCCGGTGAGCTCGAACACCGCCTGCGCGCCCTCGGCCTCCAGGCCGTCCAGGATGCGGCCGGCAACGTGCTCGCCCGCCTCGAGGGCGCCGGCGCCCCGGTGCTCCTCTCCGCCCACATGGATACCGTCGAGCCCGGGCGCGGCATTAAGCCCCGCTGGGACGGCCCCGACATCATCCGCAGCGACGGCACCACCATCCTCGGCGCCGACAACAAGGCCGGCTGCGCCGTCATCCTCGAGGTCCTCCAGTCGCTCATCGAAGACGGCGGACCGCATCGCACGGTCGAAGTCGCCGTCAGCCGCGGCGAAGAGGTCGGCCTGGTTGGTGCCGCGAACATGGACTACTCCCGGATCACCGCCAGGGTGGCCATCGTCATCGATAGCGGCGGTCCGCCCTCGTCCATCCAGGGCCAGGCGCCCTACCACTACGTCTACGACATCGAGGTTCACGGCCGGAGCGCCCACGCCGGTCTCGAGCCCGAAAAAGGCATCCCGGCGGTCACCATCGCCGCCGAGATCGTCGCCGGCCTCCCCCAGGGCCGCCTCGACGATGAGACGACCGGCAATGTCGGCATCATCCGCGGCGGGCTCGTACGCAACGCCGTCCCTGACTATTGCCTGGTCCAGGGCGAATTCCGCTCCATGGTCGAAGAAAAGGCCGAGACCCTCGCGCGCAGCGCCCGCCGCCACATTGAGACCGTGCAGGCCCGCCACCCGGGCGCCCGCATCGAGGCATCCATCCGCATGGCCTACCCCGGCTACCGGCTCGAACCCGGCGACCCCGCCGCCGACCTCCTCTACCCCGTGCTCCGCTCCCTCGGCTTCGAGCCGAACCCCCACCCGGTCGGCGGCGGCACCGACGGGAACGTCTTCCGCGGCCATGGCATCGCCGCCGTGGTCATTGGCCGCGGCGGCTACAACCAGCACACGAAGGATGAGTACCTCGTCGTCCCCGAAATGCTCGACTGCGCCCGCGTCGTCGAGGCTGCCGTTCGCACCCTCCCCGCCTGA
- a CDS encoding tyrosine-protein phosphatase has product MELVISSRELRLEVAHNVRHLGGYRTAAGTQTTDIAIRSASLHRLTDRGLEQLREREVLTIVDFRSDAERERDRTPDASRYGIRVVHAPVFQHDMSPAGFDGEFPGFAVMYAMFLEVGAAAYRTLFETFAEADGRVLFHCAAGKDRTGIAAALLLDLARVDEATIIEDYMVTEQLLAPLKEQWLPQMRERGFDEERAAALLAAPPEDMAATLRHLRERYGSAEGYARAIGVSSDTVSAVRARLTA; this is encoded by the coding sequence ATGGAACTCGTGATCTCCAGCCGGGAGCTTCGGCTCGAAGTCGCGCACAACGTGCGCCACCTTGGCGGCTACCGGACGGCGGCCGGAACGCAAACCACCGACATCGCCATCCGGTCGGCCAGCCTGCACCGGCTGACCGACCGCGGTCTGGAGCAGCTGCGCGAGCGCGAGGTGCTGACCATCGTCGACTTCCGCTCGGATGCGGAGCGGGAGCGGGACCGGACGCCGGATGCCAGCCGGTACGGGATACGGGTGGTGCACGCGCCGGTGTTCCAGCACGACATGTCGCCGGCGGGTTTCGATGGCGAGTTCCCGGGATTCGCGGTCATGTACGCGATGTTCCTCGAGGTGGGGGCTGCGGCCTACCGGACGCTCTTCGAGACGTTCGCCGAGGCGGATGGACGGGTGCTCTTCCACTGTGCCGCGGGGAAGGACCGGACGGGCATCGCGGCTGCGCTGCTGCTCGACCTCGCGAGGGTCGACGAGGCAACGATCATCGAGGACTACATGGTGACGGAACAGCTGCTGGCGCCGTTGAAGGAGCAATGGCTTCCGCAGATGCGGGAGCGGGGCTTCGACGAGGAACGGGCTGCAGCGCTGCTGGCGGCTCCGCCGGAGGATATGGCGGCGACGCTGCGGCATCTCCGGGAGCGGTACGGGTCGGCAGAGGGCTACGCGCGCGCGATTGGCGTCAGCAGCGACACCGTTTCGGCCGTGCGCGCACGGCTTACGGCGTAG
- a CDS encoding PAS domain S-box protein, whose protein sequence is MPSSLADLLLRQSPDAVIFAGLDGVIQVWNPAAEAMFGFPAAEAIGQDLNIIIPEPFREAHWTAYDRALAAGDTKYRGQAMPTRARRADGSEFYIEMTFAIVKDETGTVLGALAHCRDITERFERDRSQRRRLRELEAELERLQGPAATP, encoded by the coding sequence ATGCCGTCCAGCCTCGCCGACCTGCTTCTCCGCCAGTCGCCGGACGCCGTCATCTTCGCCGGCCTCGATGGCGTCATCCAGGTGTGGAATCCCGCCGCTGAGGCGATGTTCGGCTTCCCCGCTGCCGAAGCCATCGGGCAGGACCTCAACATCATCATCCCGGAGCCGTTCCGGGAGGCCCACTGGACGGCCTACGACCGCGCGCTCGCCGCCGGCGATACCAAATACCGCGGCCAGGCCATGCCCACGCGCGCCCGCCGCGCCGACGGCTCCGAGTTCTACATTGAGATGACGTTCGCCATCGTCAAAGACGAAACCGGCACGGTTCTCGGTGCCCTCGCCCACTGCCGCGATATCACCGAGCGCTTCGAACGCGACCGCAGCCAGCGTCGCCGCCTCCGCGAACTCGAAGCAGAGCTCGAACGGCTCCAGGGCCCCGCCGCTACGCCGTAA
- a CDS encoding SDR family NAD(P)-dependent oxidoreductase, whose product MAVRLDGQVVLVTGAGRGLGRAYALDLAKHGAKVVVNDFGGSVSGEGHDDTPAQQVVNEIKAAGGEAIADGGDVGSYEDCYKMIKLAVDTWGRLDAVVANAGILRDVTIHNMSEQDWDAVIRVHLKQCYNLAHHAWPIFRQQSYGRFVMATSTSGLIGNFGQANYGAAKAGMYGLMNVLKLEGEKYNINVNLIAPAAQTRMTANLMGRDPNDPERAVVMAPEHVAPAVTYLCSPQCEESGICIAASGGRYSRIAIVANKGVTYDPHEFKDADWFAANWSKITDLSDAYVPWSFRETREEHYAAKKAAQG is encoded by the coding sequence ATGGCAGTTCGTCTCGATGGCCAGGTCGTCCTGGTTACCGGCGCCGGCCGCGGCCTCGGCCGCGCCTACGCCCTCGACCTCGCCAAGCACGGCGCAAAAGTCGTCGTCAACGACTTCGGCGGCTCCGTCTCAGGCGAAGGACACGACGACACCCCCGCCCAGCAGGTCGTCAACGAAATCAAGGCCGCCGGCGGCGAGGCCATCGCCGATGGCGGCGACGTCGGCAGCTACGAAGACTGCTACAAGATGATCAAGCTCGCCGTCGACACCTGGGGCCGGCTCGATGCTGTCGTCGCAAACGCCGGCATCCTCCGCGACGTCACCATCCACAACATGAGCGAACAGGATTGGGACGCCGTCATCCGCGTCCACCTCAAGCAGTGCTACAACCTCGCCCACCACGCCTGGCCCATCTTCCGCCAGCAGTCCTACGGCCGCTTCGTCATGGCCACCAGCACCTCCGGCCTTATCGGCAACTTCGGCCAGGCCAACTACGGCGCCGCCAAGGCCGGCATGTACGGCCTCATGAACGTCCTTAAGCTCGAAGGCGAAAAGTACAACATCAACGTCAACCTCATCGCCCCGGCCGCCCAGACGCGCATGACCGCCAATCTCATGGGCCGTGACCCCAACGACCCCGAGCGCGCGGTCGTCATGGCCCCCGAGCATGTCGCCCCGGCCGTCACCTACCTCTGCTCGCCCCAGTGCGAGGAAAGCGGCATCTGCATCGCCGCCTCCGGCGGCCGCTACAGCCGCATCGCCATCGTCGCCAATAAGGGCGTCACCTACGACCCGCACGAGTTCAAGGACGCCGACTGGTTCGCCGCCAACTGGAGCAAAATCACCGACCTCTCCGACGCCTACGTCCCGTGGTCCTTCCGCGAGACCCGCGAGGAGCACTACGCGGCGAAGAAGGCGGCCCAGGGCTAA